A single genomic interval of Nostoc commune NIES-4072 harbors:
- the metX gene encoding homoserine O-acetyltransferase MetX, with amino-acid sequence MIYSDFISPQTQFYQLTVPFQLEGGETLTGVQVAYRTWGQLNAQGDNGVLICHALTGSADADDWWKPLFGSGKAFNPEHDFIVCSNILGSCYGTTGPTTINPTTGKPYGVSFPEITIRDMVHLQAVLLEYLGVQSLRLVIGGSLGGMQALEWALLYPEKVKAIAPIAVSGRHSAWCIGLSETQRQAIYADPNWQGGNYTLDAPPNQGLAVARMMAMSTYRSWDSFTIRFGRQYDASEQFAITSYLQHQGQKLTERFDANTYITLTHVMDRHDVARDRTVPNLSGYESVLRSIQQPTLVVAIDSDILYPPVEQQELANLIPNAQLAWLKSTHGHDAFLIDMDALNEILISF; translated from the coding sequence ATGATCTACTCAGACTTTATCTCACCACAAACCCAGTTTTACCAGTTGACAGTGCCATTTCAACTTGAAGGTGGCGAAACATTAACTGGGGTGCAGGTTGCTTATCGCACTTGGGGACAGTTAAATGCTCAAGGCGATAATGGGGTACTAATTTGTCATGCCTTAACTGGTTCGGCTGACGCTGATGATTGGTGGAAACCTTTGTTTGGTTCAGGGAAAGCTTTCAATCCAGAACACGATTTTATTGTGTGCAGTAACATTTTGGGAAGTTGTTACGGTACAACTGGGCCAACTACCATCAACCCAACAACGGGAAAGCCTTATGGTGTATCCTTCCCTGAGATTACAATCCGAGATATGGTTCACCTGCAAGCTGTACTACTAGAATACCTGGGTGTTCAATCTCTGCGTTTAGTAATAGGCGGTTCGCTCGGTGGGATGCAAGCACTGGAGTGGGCGTTATTATATCCAGAAAAAGTGAAAGCGATCGCACCTATTGCTGTTTCTGGCAGACATTCAGCTTGGTGTATTGGATTAAGTGAAACCCAAAGACAGGCAATTTATGCCGATCCAAACTGGCAAGGAGGGAACTACACCCTGGATGCGCCCCCAAATCAAGGGCTAGCAGTGGCGCGGATGATGGCAATGTCTACTTACCGTTCTTGGGATAGTTTTACAATTCGCTTTGGACGCCAGTATGATGCATCTGAGCAGTTTGCTATAACGAGTTACTTACAGCATCAAGGTCAAAAGCTGACAGAACGATTTGATGCGAACACTTACATTACCCTCACTCATGTAATGGATCGCCATGATGTTGCACGCGATCGCACAGTTCCTAATTTATCAGGTTATGAATCTGTTCTGCGAAGCATCCAGCAACCGACTTTAGTTGTCGCCATTGATTCTGATATCCTCTATCCTCCAGTAGAACAACAAGAATTGGCAAATTTAATCCCTAATGCTCAACTGGCTTGGCTGAAGTCAACCCACGGGCATGATGCATTTTTAATTGACATGGATGCATTGAATGAAATACTAATCTCTTTTTAG
- a CDS encoding O-acetylhomoserine aminocarboxypropyltransferase/cysteine synthase family protein, protein MSEQYRFETLQVHAGQEPAPGTNARAVPIYQTTSYVFDDADHGARLFALQEFGNIYTRIMNPTTDVFEKRIAALEGGVAALATASGQAAQFLAITTIAQAGDNIVSTSFLYGGTYNQFKVSLPRLGINVKFVEGDDPESFRQAMDDRTKALYVETIGNPEFNIPDFAALAHIAHENGIPLIVDNTFGAGGYLARPIEHGADIVVQSATKWIGGHGTSIGGVIVDSGKFDWGNGKFPLFTEPAPGYHGLNFQEVFGPSGSFGNIAFIIRARVEGLRDFGPSLSPFNAFLLLQGLETLSLRVDRHVSNALELARWLEQQEQVLWVNYPGLPNHPYHERAKKYLRHGFGGVLNFGIKGGLEAGKAFINHVKLASHLANVGDAKTLVIHPASTTHQQLSDDEQLSAGVTPDLVRVSVGIEHIDDIKEDFQQAFWQVRK, encoded by the coding sequence ATGTCTGAACAATATCGTTTTGAAACCCTGCAAGTTCATGCTGGACAAGAACCGGCTCCCGGAACTAATGCTCGCGCTGTACCAATTTACCAAACGACTTCCTACGTATTTGACGACGCCGATCACGGAGCGCGGTTATTTGCTCTCCAGGAATTTGGCAACATTTACACCCGGATCATGAATCCGACGACGGATGTATTTGAAAAGCGAATTGCTGCTTTAGAAGGGGGTGTAGCAGCATTAGCAACAGCTAGCGGGCAGGCGGCGCAATTCTTGGCAATCACTACGATCGCTCAGGCTGGGGATAATATTGTTTCCACTAGTTTTTTGTATGGGGGAACATATAACCAATTTAAAGTATCACTACCACGTTTAGGTATTAACGTCAAGTTCGTCGAGGGAGATGATCCAGAAAGTTTCCGTCAGGCGATGGACGATCGCACCAAAGCGTTATACGTTGAAACCATTGGTAATCCTGAATTTAATATTCCCGACTTTGCAGCATTAGCTCACATTGCTCACGAAAACGGCATACCTTTAATTGTGGATAATACCTTCGGTGCTGGTGGGTATTTAGCTCGACCAATTGAACATGGTGCAGACATTGTAGTGCAATCTGCAACTAAATGGATTGGTGGACATGGTACTTCCATTGGTGGCGTAATTGTCGATTCGGGTAAATTTGACTGGGGTAACGGCAAGTTTCCCTTGTTTACCGAGCCAGCACCTGGTTATCATGGACTGAATTTTCAAGAAGTCTTTGGCCCTAGTGGTTCTTTTGGTAACATTGCCTTTATTATCCGCGCCAGAGTCGAAGGGTTACGGGATTTTGGCCCGTCCTTGAGTCCATTTAACGCCTTTCTTTTACTGCAAGGATTAGAGACTCTTTCCTTACGTGTAGATCGGCATGTAAGCAATGCCCTAGAATTGGCTCGGTGGTTAGAGCAACAAGAGCAAGTATTATGGGTTAATTATCCGGGACTTCCTAATCACCCATATCATGAACGAGCGAAGAAATATCTCCGGCATGGCTTTGGGGGAGTTTTAAACTTTGGCATCAAAGGTGGATTGGAGGCGGGTAAAGCTTTTATTAATCATGTAAAATTGGCGAGTCATTTAGCAAATGTTGGCGATGCTAAAACCCTCGTTATTCATCCCGCTTCCACAACCCATCAACAGCTAAGTGATGACGAACAGCTTTCAGCAGGTGTGACACCCGATTTGGTGCGAGTATCAGTGGGAATTGAACATATCGATGATATCAAAGAGGATTTCCAGCAGGCATTCTGGCAAGTTAGGAAATAA
- a CDS encoding SGNH/GDSL hydrolase family protein, with protein MQRKKWLLRTGLALLIFIMVVAAKFMDKTHPISELYVFGDSLSDTGMVFRATGGMYPPNPTYFQGRYSNGRVWIEYLGESLHLSSKQTHNFAYGGATTGNVGNSYVPSLLNQVQTFTQTHQHTNPDALYVLWAGANDYLQGVSSATIPVKNVTTAINSLTDVGAKKILVANLPDLGQLPATRNSANSGNLSALTQAHNQGLRRSLKVLSQQHSDLEIVQLDANALYRDAIANPTAFNFTNVISSCLSGSNTCGKPDQFLFWDGIHPTAAAHRIIGETAFSTIQEAGIINPRSMLVP; from the coding sequence ATGCAAAGAAAAAAGTGGCTTTTAAGAACGGGACTTGCTCTCCTTATTTTTATCATGGTTGTAGCGGCAAAATTTATGGATAAAACTCATCCCATCTCAGAACTTTATGTATTTGGGGATAGTCTTTCGGATACAGGGATGGTATTCCGGGCGACAGGAGGAATGTACCCACCTAATCCAACTTACTTTCAGGGGCGTTACTCGAATGGTCGGGTTTGGATTGAGTATCTTGGCGAAAGCCTCCATCTCTCCTCTAAACAAACTCATAATTTTGCTTATGGAGGAGCAACTACTGGCAATGTTGGCAACAGCTATGTACCTAGCTTGCTAAATCAAGTGCAGACGTTTACGCAGACACATCAACATACGAATCCAGATGCTTTGTATGTGCTGTGGGCAGGGGCAAATGATTACTTGCAAGGAGTAAGCAGTGCAACTATTCCTGTTAAAAATGTGACAACGGCAATCAACTCTCTAACTGATGTGGGTGCTAAAAAGATTCTGGTTGCAAATTTACCAGATTTAGGACAGTTACCTGCCACTAGGAACAGCGCGAATTCTGGGAACCTCAGTGCATTAACCCAAGCACATAATCAAGGCTTGAGGCGATCGCTCAAGGTACTTAGTCAACAGCATTCCGATCTGGAGATTGTGCAATTAGATGCTAACGCGCTGTATCGAGATGCAATCGCAAATCCCACAGCCTTTAACTTTACTAATGTCATCAGTTCATGTTTGTCTGGCTCTAACACCTGCGGTAAACCAGACCAGTTTTTGTTCTGGGATGGCATTCATCCGACGGCTGCGGCTCATCGCATCATCGGGGAAACTGCTTTCTCAACAATTCAAGAAGCAGGGATAATTAATCCTCGTTCAATGTTGGTTCCCTAA
- a CDS encoding tetratricopeptide repeat protein, whose amino-acid sequence MTEVIKSGSLNNIESIEFEKRCLHKARETGDRNREVVCLGSLGNAYQSLGEYHLAIEFYQQWLDIAKEIGDRFGEAKSLSGLGNAYQSLGKYQRAIEYYHQWLSITRKIGDAYGGQNQRTGEGICLASLGNTYECLGKYEQAIEYYQQWLSITKKIGDWTEECICLGSLGNTYESLGQYQLAIEFYQQWLELARFICDAYGGQCQRNGEAMALSALGNVYKALGKYQKAVEFHQYSLEIRKNLDDQNAEANAWFNLGLVLEKINRQSEAMDAFCHAREIYHTMGLDASLQDCNHAIELLSQNVASAASPFRLGRWLSHLSQFIKADSNQ is encoded by the coding sequence ATGACAGAAGTAATTAAATCCGGGAGCCTAAATAACATCGAGTCCATTGAGTTTGAAAAGCGGTGCTTGCATAAAGCCAGAGAAACAGGCGATCGCAATCGGGAAGTCGTTTGTCTAGGAAGTTTGGGCAATGCTTACCAGTCACTCGGCGAGTATCACCTGGCAATTGAGTTTTATCAGCAGTGGTTGGATATAGCGAAAGAAATAGGCGATCGCTTCGGGGAAGCTAAATCTTTATCTGGATTGGGCAACGCTTACCAATCACTGGGAAAATACCAGCGAGCGATTGAATATTATCACCAGTGGTTGAGTATTACCAGAAAAATAGGCGATGCCTATGGCGGTCAAAACCAACGTACTGGGGAAGGCATTTGCTTGGCAAGTTTGGGCAATACTTATGAATGCCTCGGCAAGTACGAACAAGCGATTGAGTATTATCAGCAGTGGTTGAGTATCACCAAGAAAATAGGCGATTGGACTGAAGAATGCATTTGTCTGGGAAGTTTGGGCAATACTTATGAATCGTTGGGGCAGTACCAACTGGCAATAGAGTTTTACCAGCAATGGTTAGAACTGGCAAGATTCATCTGCGATGCCTACGGCGGGCAATGCCAACGCAATGGTGAAGCGATGGCTTTAAGTGCTTTGGGTAATGTTTATAAGGCTTTGGGAAAATACCAAAAGGCGGTTGAGTTTCATCAATATTCATTAGAGATTAGAAAAAATCTTGATGACCAAAATGCAGAAGCAAACGCCTGGTTTAATTTGGGTCTGGTGTTAGAAAAAATCAATCGACAATCAGAAGCGATGGATGCTTTTTGCCATGCCCGCGAAATTTATCACACAATGGGACTAGATGCAAGTCTGCAAGATTGTAACCATGCCATTGAGCTTCTTTCTCAAAATGTTGCAAGTGCAGCATCTCCCTTCCGGCTTGGGAGATGGTTAAGTCATTTGTCGCAGTTCATCAAAGCTGATTCTAACCAGTAA
- a CDS encoding DUF411 domain-containing protein has product MSYKQFIHWWQKYLPLILIRVAVRAVVIICLTIGVLGILGSTASMSNAQLVSTTRGVQDKQTPLKSTALNATVYHSPDCNCCGGWIDHLKAQGFQITDFSTPDIETVKQKYNVPDNLSSCHTAIVNGYVIEGHVPANDIKRLLQEKPNVAGLSVPQMPVGTPGMEMGDRKDPFSVLAFDRKGSVAVFNEYPSS; this is encoded by the coding sequence ATGTCGTACAAACAATTTATTCATTGGTGGCAAAAATACTTACCTCTTATTTTGATACGTGTTGCTGTACGTGCAGTGGTAATAATTTGTCTCACAATAGGGGTGCTGGGCATCTTGGGAAGCACTGCTTCTATGAGTAATGCTCAATTGGTAAGTACTACTAGAGGAGTCCAAGATAAACAGACACCATTAAAATCAACAGCCCTAAATGCTACTGTATATCACAGCCCTGATTGTAATTGTTGTGGCGGGTGGATTGACCACTTAAAGGCACAAGGTTTTCAAATCACAGACTTTTCTACGCCTGACATCGAAACAGTTAAACAAAAGTATAATGTGCCAGATAATTTGTCATCTTGCCACACAGCAATTGTTAATGGATATGTTATCGAAGGACACGTTCCAGCCAACGATATCAAACGTTTGCTTCAAGAAAAGCCAAATGTCGCTGGTTTATCTGTTCCTCAAATGCCCGTAGGCACACCTGGGATGGAGATGGGGGATCGAAAAGACCCGTTTTCTGTGCTTGCTTTTGATCGCAAAGGCTCAGTTGCGGTATTCAATGAATACCCGTCCTCTTGA
- a CDS encoding DNA polymerase III subunit delta' → MINPFAPLVGQQQAIELLTQAALQNRVAPAYLFVGPDGVGRSLAARCFVELLFSSEMGVTAALQNRLRQGNHPALLWVQPTYQYQGQRLTAAEAADKGLKRKAPPVIRLEQIREITEFLSRPPLEAPRNVVVLEEAQTMAEAAANALLKTLEEPGQATLILIAPTPESVLPTLVSRCQRIPFYRLDVQSLAVVLTQTGHQEILQNQAVLSIAAGSAGSAIASYEQLQAIPSELLEDLKKIPASYRKALELAKKIDKDLDTEAQLWLVDYLQQFYWQQWHQPSIINQLEQSRKYLLSYAQPRLVWECLLLSVCQK, encoded by the coding sequence ATTATTAACCCATTTGCACCACTTGTAGGACAACAGCAAGCTATAGAATTACTCACTCAGGCTGCCCTTCAAAATCGGGTTGCTCCAGCTTATCTATTTGTGGGGCCAGATGGTGTAGGAAGAAGTTTAGCAGCCAGGTGTTTTGTGGAATTGCTATTTTCTAGCGAAATGGGAGTCACTGCGGCTTTACAAAACCGTTTGCGTCAAGGGAATCATCCTGCTTTGTTGTGGGTGCAACCGACGTACCAATACCAGGGACAACGATTAACAGCAGCAGAAGCAGCCGACAAAGGACTTAAGCGTAAAGCACCGCCTGTAATTCGCCTAGAGCAAATTCGGGAAATTACCGAGTTTCTCAGTCGTCCCCCCTTGGAAGCACCAAGGAATGTAGTCGTGCTGGAAGAAGCCCAAACAATGGCAGAAGCAGCAGCGAATGCTTTACTTAAAACTTTAGAAGAACCGGGACAGGCGACGTTAATTTTAATTGCACCTACACCTGAGTCTGTTTTGCCAACTTTAGTATCACGCTGTCAACGCATTCCTTTTTATCGCTTAGATGTCCAGTCTTTGGCTGTTGTACTTACACAAACTGGTCATCAAGAAATTTTGCAAAATCAAGCAGTATTGAGCATAGCAGCTGGCAGTGCCGGAAGTGCGATCGCATCTTACGAGCAATTACAAGCTATTCCTTCTGAGTTACTCGAAGACTTAAAAAAAATTCCTGCTTCTTACCGCAAAGCCTTGGAGTTAGCCAAGAAAATTGATAAGGATTTAGATACAGAAGCCCAACTGTGGTTAGTTGATTATCTTCAGCAATTTTACTGGCAGCAGTGGCATCAACCTAGCATCATCAACCAGCTAGAACAATCTCGTAAATACTTACTTTCTTACGCTCAACCACGGCTAGTTTGGGAATGTCTACTTTTATCTGTATGTCAAAAATAA
- a CDS encoding N-acetylmuramoyl-L-alanine amidase → MKFGIDMGHNCPPDTGATGIKQEDALTKAVGTQLIQKLKAAGHTAIDCTPTSASSVTDSLRQRTNKANANNVNVYISIHFNKFNGIANGTEVFAISNASQGIAQSVLKEIVKLGFHSRGVKNTGFFVIKNTQMPAILIECCFCDSKTDMDRFDAEKMAEAIKDGLIGESKDETKPDKSYILQVTTKTVLKPSTEQASELPKESLFDIEPGSYPVLDVRFEENHYWVKWPDKTKVNRNEHFVFAGYSKVIEKD, encoded by the coding sequence ATGAAATTTGGTATTGATATGGGGCACAATTGCCCTCCAGATACAGGAGCAACAGGTATAAAACAAGAAGATGCTTTAACAAAAGCAGTTGGGACACAATTGATACAAAAACTCAAAGCAGCAGGTCATACTGCTATTGATTGCACTCCCACAAGCGCTAGCAGTGTAACCGATTCTCTGAGACAACGAACTAATAAGGCGAATGCCAATAACGTTAATGTCTATATTTCGATTCACTTTAATAAATTCAACGGTATAGCTAATGGCACAGAAGTTTTTGCCATTAGTAATGCATCACAAGGTATTGCTCAATCAGTTCTTAAAGAGATTGTTAAACTTGGTTTTCATAGCAGAGGGGTTAAAAATACAGGTTTCTTTGTTATAAAGAATACACAAATGCCAGCTATTTTAATTGAGTGCTGCTTCTGTGACTCTAAAACAGATATGGATCGCTTTGATGCTGAAAAAATGGCCGAAGCAATTAAAGATGGATTAATTGGTGAGTCCAAAGATGAAACTAAACCTGATAAAAGTTACATTTTGCAAGTTACAACAAAAACAGTTCTAAAGCCTTCTACAGAACAGGCATCAGAGCTACCAAAAGAATCTCTATTCGATATTGAGCCAGGGAGTTACCCCGTTTTAGATGTTCGTTTTGAAGAAAACCATTATTGGGTTAAGTGGCCTGATAAAACTAAAGTAAACCGAAACGAGCATTTTGTTTTTGCTGGATACAGCAAAGTTATAGAAAAAGATTAG
- a CDS encoding glucosaminidase domain-containing protein, with protein MSLLDDLVKNYFNKDLATVFIKVGIANEKITEINRQSLKEVTLAQWLLESARGKSDLAVNANNFAGLKWRFPDMKGFAEPLKIRVPSEPEEVEFCKFTDIDAFIIGYWKFLTRTPYKGLEDYTNTPENFLGFLKAKGYSSDPKYVSKVVDLLPEAQKLLANAGRVTIPASVEQLQLIRAPKEVELGQNFRVEGVARLADSGKVLSIMIDDQFPVASVTINQDGKWQFDFVFKQEGDRRMIITINDQTLEIRIKVVVPFDHKDIT; from the coding sequence ATGTCCTTGCTAGATGATTTAGTAAAGAATTATTTTAACAAAGATTTAGCCACAGTATTTATAAAAGTTGGTATTGCAAATGAAAAAATTACCGAGATTAATCGGCAAAGTTTAAAAGAAGTTACCCTTGCACAATGGTTATTAGAGTCTGCTAGAGGGAAAAGTGATCTTGCTGTCAATGCAAATAATTTTGCTGGATTAAAATGGCGATTTCCTGACATGAAAGGGTTTGCTGAACCTTTGAAAATCAGAGTTCCTTCTGAGCCAGAAGAAGTTGAGTTCTGTAAATTTACAGATATAGATGCTTTTATTATTGGTTATTGGAAATTTTTAACTCGCACTCCTTATAAAGGCTTAGAAGATTATACGAACACGCCAGAAAACTTCCTTGGCTTTCTCAAGGCTAAAGGCTATTCATCTGATCCTAAATATGTGAGTAAAGTTGTAGACTTGCTTCCAGAGGCGCAAAAGTTACTAGCTAATGCAGGTAGAGTTACCATTCCCGCTTCAGTGGAACAACTACAGCTAATTCGTGCGCCAAAAGAAGTTGAATTAGGGCAAAATTTCAGGGTTGAGGGCGTAGCACGTTTAGCTGACAGTGGCAAAGTTTTGTCGATTATGATCGACGATCAATTTCCAGTCGCAAGTGTAACAATTAATCAGGACGGCAAATGGCAATTTGATTTCGTCTTTAAACAAGAAGGCGATCGCCGCATGATAATTACCATTAACGATCAAACTTTAGAGATCCGCATTAAAGTTGTTGTTCCTTTCGATCACAAAGACATAACTTGA
- a CDS encoding S-layer homology domain-containing protein encodes MPPCKRPAVFLIWAVLLTSLTACANSPVAKNLEESLAADPKLQSNPVVFGESQSNQPQAQQNESTLQLPPDFPKDIPLYSNAKLQEVTPANGSENRISTRWLSSDPSNFIANFYSSQFKTNNWQILQQPTDDAGGVFEARRSDLLLKVSIQPKSVTNATPNQPQTATELLIDYVPNSTATAQSTPTTNSDENTNAVPQPGDSQFIGPIPPANLAAQPPSTANNQTTSTATAESQEFNDLNKAPQEWRQHIQDLAALGVLSIEPEASKSNTTTSKQFEPGKIVTHREYARWLIAANNAMYASNPAKQIRLASETTQPVFSDVSAKDPDFPAIQGLAEAGLIPSPLSGDSTVVLFRPDAPLTREQLLLWKLPLDTRQALPSANLDAVKQTWGFQDAARIDPKALRAVLADYQNGEQSNIRRVFGYTTLFQPKKPVTRAEAATALSYFGSQGEGISATEALKLKQSSNNS; translated from the coding sequence GTGCCTCCCTGCAAACGTCCAGCTGTATTTCTAATTTGGGCTGTTCTACTGACTTCGTTAACAGCCTGTGCTAACAGTCCAGTTGCCAAAAACCTTGAGGAATCTTTGGCGGCAGATCCAAAACTGCAAAGCAATCCAGTTGTCTTTGGAGAATCTCAGAGTAATCAACCGCAAGCACAGCAAAACGAATCAACACTTCAGTTACCACCGGATTTTCCCAAAGATATCCCATTATATTCCAATGCCAAACTACAGGAAGTGACACCTGCTAACGGCTCAGAAAACAGAATTTCAACTCGTTGGTTGAGTTCTGACCCCAGTAACTTTATTGCTAACTTTTATAGTAGCCAGTTTAAAACAAATAACTGGCAGATTTTGCAACAGCCAACAGATGATGCAGGAGGTGTGTTTGAGGCACGTCGTAGCGATTTGCTGTTGAAGGTTTCCATTCAGCCTAAATCAGTTACTAACGCTACACCAAATCAACCCCAAACAGCCACCGAATTACTAATTGACTACGTACCGAATAGTACTGCAACGGCACAATCTACGCCAACTACAAATTCTGACGAAAATACTAACGCCGTTCCTCAACCAGGAGATTCCCAGTTTATTGGCCCAATACCACCCGCAAACTTGGCAGCACAGCCACCAAGTACGGCTAATAACCAAACAACTTCTACAGCCACAGCCGAATCTCAAGAATTCAACGATTTGAATAAGGCACCGCAAGAATGGCGGCAACATATCCAAGACTTGGCTGCATTAGGTGTTTTATCTATAGAACCAGAAGCAAGCAAGAGCAATACTACTACAAGTAAACAGTTTGAACCCGGTAAAATTGTTACACATCGGGAATATGCTCGTTGGCTAATTGCTGCTAACAATGCTATGTATGCCAGCAATCCAGCTAAACAAATTCGCTTGGCATCAGAAACTACTCAACCAGTTTTTAGTGATGTGTCTGCAAAAGACCCTGATTTTCCAGCAATTCAGGGGTTAGCCGAAGCTGGGTTAATTCCCAGTCCTTTGTCTGGAGATTCTACGGTAGTTTTGTTTCGTCCTGATGCCCCCCTAACGCGGGAACAGTTGCTGCTATGGAAATTACCTCTAGATACTCGCCAAGCTTTACCCTCTGCTAACTTAGATGCGGTCAAACAAACCTGGGGTTTCCAAGATGCGGCGCGAATTGACCCCAAGGCTTTAAGAGCAGTGTTGGCTGATTACCAGAATGGCGAACAATCAAATATTCGGCGAGTGTTTGGTTATACGACTTTGTTTCAACCCAAAAAACCAGTAACTCGTGCTGAGGCTGCTACGGCTTTGTCGTATTTCGGCAGTCAGGGTGAGGGTATATCGGCTACTGAGGCTTTGAAATTAAAGCAAAGTTCAAATAATTCGTAA
- a CDS encoding PEP-CTERM sorting domain-containing protein (PEP-CTERM proteins occur, often in large numbers, in the proteomes of bacteria that also encode an exosortase, a predicted intramembrane cysteine proteinase. The presence of a PEP-CTERM domain at a protein's C-terminus predicts cleavage within the sorting domain, followed by covalent anchoring to some some component of the (usually Gram-negative) cell surface. Many PEP-CTERM proteins exhibit an unusual sequence composition that includes large numbers of potential glycosylation sites. Expression of one such protein has been shown restore the ability of a bacterium to form floc, a type of biofilm.) yields the protein MEAKSVPEPSINLGILALGAFGAIAVLKRQQKRSALVSADRVFDAQLSHTTVEN from the coding sequence ATTGAGGCTAAGTCTGTTCCTGAACCTTCGATAAATTTAGGTATTTTAGCTCTTGGTGCTTTTGGTGCGATCGCAGTCCTGAAGCGTCAACAAAAAAGGTCAGCACTTGTATCAGCAGACCGGGTTTTTGATGCACAATTGTCTCATACAACAGTTGAAAACTAA
- a CDS encoding M42 family metallopeptidase has protein sequence MWDYDRLFQIIEELIMHHSPSGVEAEINQLLMQRFAALGVEVWCDRADNIIAKIPGKNPDGAIAITAHKDEIGAIVKSLGDEGRVKVSKLGGSFPWVYGEGVVDLLGDNKTINGILSFGSRHVSHESPQKVQQEDTTVKWENAWIETKLTSAELEAAGIRPGTRMVIGKHRKRPIRLKDHIAGYTLDNKASVAILLALAENLKQPVVDVYLVASAKEEVGAIGALFFTQNQPLDALIALEICPLSEEYPVKDGENPVLLSQDAYGIYDEGLNGQLRHSAKQLNMPVQLTTLSGFGSDASIAMKFGHVGRAACLAFPTQNTHGYEIAHLGAIANCIDLLKAFCENEFE, from the coding sequence ATGTGGGATTACGATCGCTTATTTCAAATTATTGAAGAATTAATCATGCACCATTCTCCTAGTGGTGTAGAAGCTGAGATTAACCAGTTGTTGATGCAACGATTTGCGGCGCTGGGTGTAGAAGTTTGGTGCGATCGCGCCGATAATATTATTGCCAAGATTCCAGGGAAAAATCCAGACGGAGCGATCGCAATCACCGCACACAAAGACGAAATTGGCGCAATTGTCAAGAGTCTCGGTGATGAAGGTCGTGTGAAAGTCAGCAAACTCGGCGGTTCTTTCCCGTGGGTTTATGGCGAAGGAGTTGTCGATTTACTGGGAGATAACAAAACTATTAACGGTATTCTCAGCTTTGGTTCCCGCCACGTTTCCCATGAATCGCCCCAGAAAGTGCAGCAGGAAGATACTACTGTTAAATGGGAAAATGCCTGGATTGAAACGAAGCTTACATCAGCTGAATTAGAAGCTGCTGGCATTCGACCTGGAACTAGAATGGTAATCGGCAAGCATCGCAAGCGTCCAATTCGGTTAAAGGATCATATTGCTGGTTACACTTTGGATAACAAAGCCTCTGTGGCGATTTTGCTAGCTTTGGCTGAAAACCTGAAACAGCCAGTTGTTGATGTTTATTTAGTAGCTTCAGCAAAAGAAGAAGTGGGAGCAATTGGGGCACTATTTTTCACTCAAAATCAGCCTTTGGATGCTTTAATTGCTTTAGAAATTTGTCCATTATCTGAAGAATATCCTGTTAAAGATGGGGAAAATCCTGTACTTTTATCTCAAGATGCTTATGGGATATATGATGAGGGGTTAAATGGACAACTGCGCCATAGTGCCAAGCAACTCAATATGCCAGTGCAGTTAACAACTCTAAGTGGGTTTGGTAGTGATGCTTCAATTGCCATGAAATTCGGACATGTTGGGCGTGCTGCTTGTTTAGCATTTCCCACACAAAATACACATGGATATGAAATTGCTCATTTAGGAGCGATCGCTAATTGTATCGATTTGTTAAAAGCTTTCTGCGAAAATGAGTTTGAGTGA